The region AATCGGGAGATGGGGGTAGTAGTACCCCTAAGACGGAATTGGAAGGTGAGGCTTTGAACACAAAGATGAAGAAGAGTGGAAATCTAAGCGGCAAAGATATGATCTTCAGAGCTGATAAAATTGATTTGAAAGCTTTGGATGCTGAGCTCGAAAGGCACATGAGCAGGGCTTATTCCAGAAGTGCCGAGGCAAGGAGGCCTAGAGAAGAGTGGGAGGTTGATTTGGCCAAATTGGATTTACGATATGTTGTTGCGAATGGAGCTTATGGCACTGTCTACAAGGGAACTTATGACAACCAAGCTGTTGCAGGTATGTGTACTTAATGTTTTGCATTCTTATTATGCTTGCTTGTCTTTGTTTAAAGCAGGATTGTTAAATAGCAGCTATATCGGAGTTATACTACTATAGTGTAGCGGAATTTGACAAACCGTTCCGTAATACGCTATTTAATACAAAATATTATCAAATAGCGGGCTAGAGTGGGGAGTTGTAGCACTATTCCTTAACGAAATTTTAAAAATATGTCTTTTTCCGTTATCTGCGATTGACaacattattttaaaaataacagAAAATAAAATATGTCAACTTAGTTAGATAGTAGAGGATATTGTACTTTCTCAAGGTTTGTTCTTTCAGCCTCGATTTTAGGTTTTGAAATGTGGCTGTTGTTGCGGTTCTGTTAAAATCGTTGATACTGCATGTAACGACAAATAAATGACGGACAAATTCGGTTGGTGCAACCATAATTGCAGTAAAGGACTAAATAATCTTTATGTGTACTTTATGTTTTGCATTCTTATTCTAGTTGGTTGTCTTTGTTTAAAGCAGTGTTGTTAAATAGCTGCTATAGCGGAGTTATATTGCTATAGTGTGTGGTGTTTGGACAAACCGTTTTTATTCCGCAATACGCTATTTAATACAAAATATTATCAAATGGTGGCTATAGCTGAATTTTAAAAATCTGTCTTTTTTCGCTATCCGCGATTAACAACATTATTTTAAAAGTGACAGAAAATAAATATGTCAATGTAGATAGATAGTAGAAGTTATTGTACTCACTCAAGGTTTGTTCTTTCAGCCTTGAATCTAGGTTTTGAAATGTGGCCGTTCTTGCGGTTCTGTTAAAATCGTTGATACTGCATATAACGACAAATACAGTTGGTGCAACCATAATTGCAGTGTCAAAGAACTACTAAATCTTTTATACTGCGGCTTTCTGCCGCAATTTAAAGCTACAATACGAACATTTTTACCTTATTCAGTTACACTGTTCCCATAAAATAACTGCTCAAGTCATTAGCATTGGTCTCAATTTTGTGTAGAAATTGTCATGTTGAATTTTCTAGTGAAAGTGTTGGACTGTGGTGAGATGGTTTGCCACTATCGCTGAAACTGTTGCTTTATGAGCATCATTTTGACTGGAGGTTACTCTCTGGGAAAAACTTGATCATTCAGTTCAGATGTCACAAAAGTACAAATTTTAACAATCCACAATTTTCCGTGGTTGACTAGAttgttttaaaaatataacagaaattaAATTATGCTATTCAATGTAGTTAAATAGTTGAAGGGATTATATTCTCTCAAGGTTTGTTCTTTCAGCCTCAAATCTAGATTTTGAATTGTGGCTGTTGTCGTGCTTTTGGTATAAAATCTTTGATATTGCATATGACAGATAAATGTGGATGATGTGATCATAATTGCGGTATGGTAGACCTACATAATCTTTATATTGCATTTGTCGGCCGCAATTTAAATCTGCATTACAAATTTTATTGCCTTATTCAGTTATGCTGTTCCCATATAATTAATGCTAAAGTCATAGTCATAGCCTTGATTTTTTTGTTTAGAAATTCTCACTGAATTGTCATGTTCAATTTTCTAGTGAAAGTGTTAGACTGGGGCGAGGATGGTGTTGCCAGTGTGAATGAAATTGCTGCTTTACGAGCAGCATTCCGGCAGGAGGTCACTGTTTGGCAAAAACTTAATCATTCAAATGTCACAAAAGTACTTAATATCCTTCACATTGTTATATTTAAATTCATCATTACTACTTTGCAAATTCTGCATTCTTATTTTTCTCCTTCTTTCCTATACGAGGTCGAACAATAGgcattttattttttaaaatcgttaatgtgtaattgttcatatcattcttCCAACAGTTTGTTGGAGCTTCTATGGGCACTTCAAATCTTAAGATTCCTTCAGACGCTGGTGGTCAAAATCCCCTTCCTTCCAAGGCGTGTTGCGTTATTGTTGAGTTTGTTCATGGTGGGACATTAAAACAATTCTTGATGAAAAATAGGCGGAAGAAACTTCCATTTAAGATTGTGGTTCAGTTGGCTTTGGATCTCGCTAGAGGGTGAGTCTCATTGTACTTACCTTTTACAATTGTTGGTATATAATTGTATTATTCCTCTCTCAAACACATGTTTTTTCATATTGCAGTCTTAGTTATCTACATTCGAAGAAAATTGTTCACCGTGATGTAAAAACTGATAATATGTTGTTGGATGAAAATCAAAAATTGAAAATAGCTGATTTCGGAGTTGCTCGGGTTGAAGCGGTAAATCCAAGTGAAATGACGGGTGAAACTGGAACCGTTGGATACATGGCGCCGGAGGTACTAATCGTTCTTTGTAATATGCTCTCGATATCATGTAGTTAAATGTGATAGCTGCTTATGGAAGTAGAAATCCGAACTCTATTTCAATAATTTTCTTCAATCTCAGCCTTAAACTATGTGTAGGTTATAAATGGTAAGCCATACAACAGAAGCTGCGATGTCTACAGCTTTGGCATTTGCTTGTGGGAAATTTATTGCTGTGACATGCCTTATCAAAACCTGAGCTTTGCTGACGCGTCGTCTGCCGTTGCTAATAAGGTCAGTTCATACAATGAACCATGAAGTCTTTCTATCTACCATCATATTCTTTTCCTATGagcatttttgaaattttcatGATCTTGTTTCTACATGGCATGATTTAGTCATATATTCATTCCTATATATATATCACATAGTAAACTTTTTCAGCTGTCATTACACGACGATAAACATTTTAACTAATTTGAACTACATTTACATTTAATTCATAAGTATGCTCCCTATCACGCTGCCATAAACATTTTCTCTAGAAATACTTTATTCTGTTTTATACATCATTCTACACTTCCATCTATAACCAGATTTGCTTCCATTCTTGCTCAGAATTTACGACCAGATATTCCTCGATGTTGTCCAAGTGAGTTAGCAACTATAATGAAAACATGCTGGGATAAACATCCAGAAAAGCGTCCACAAATGCAAGAGGTGGTGAGAATGCTGGAAGCACTTGACACAAGCAAAGGAGGTGGAATGGTACCATATGATCAGAGACCATCTTGTTTTTGCTTTAGACGTTTTCGTGGTCCATAATTATTCATACTCGATTTTTGATGAGTATTATTATGTACATTACTAGTAGTTACTGTCGACTATGTAAACCTGGGAGATATGTTGCAGCTTTCAACTGTCATTTGCTGGCTTGTCAATTTACTGCTGAATTATATACTTTTTAATAAAAATGAATCGGATATTGAACTAGTATTGAGTTGCTGGTATTGTGAGTTATTGGTTTATTGGAGACTCAATGTGGCCTCTATGGGTTCATGACTCATGAGCACTACTGTCTCTGGTTTTATGTTGGATAGATTGGGTTTGTTATGAAACAATCTATCAATTTTAGATATATAGAGAACTTGCAAATCAACTAAAGAAAAGGAACCATTGTTTTTCTAAATGGTGttatatatttttgttttaaaaaaatttataaatttatttaaggaagcttcaaataaaaagattgatttaaatatttttttgaaaatgttaGTTTAGATACTTTTGAGATGCAtcttttttaaaaaattaaaagatTTAAAAAACACAAAATCTATTCCTTTTAAAAGTAAAACAAACGGGTGTTGTAAAGTATGTTGTAAAGTGAGAAAATAGAGGGAGGGTATGCATATTCTATATAACTTTAATGGATAAAAAGGTTTTTTCACCCATGTTCAATAGGAGTTTCTGTTTATCTCTggaattttatttttaaaaagtccTCTTTATAATTTATGATTATTTTGTTTTAGAAAATTGTGATATTTTACTGTGCAAATATCCTGATACACTGTTGGTATTTTTTCAATatgattttttaattttttttatacacatgacattattattattattattattattattattattattattattattattattatattgaAATATGTTTAAAAGGATTAAGAGACTGGTTGAGAGAATTTTcagaaccttggtcttcagaACCTTCGTCTTCAGACTCTTGACATAGTTTCTTAGAATCTGGTCTTCAAagtcttcagatcttgttctttAGAGTCTTCAGAACTTGAAAGCGCGGAATCTTGAAGGCTTGACACACCTTTAGAGGCTCTTCTATCAGAGTCACAGTCAGAAGCTTTGGCACAAACGTTCATCAGAACCGTTGTCTAAGAGCATTCTAGTAATTGACATCATCTTGTAAAGTATGTTTGTATCTCTTCAGAATCAGAGTGTCTTGAGTTCAAAATCTGATGACGTCACACGTCAATTCTTCAGAGTCAGAATATGTTAGCAAAAACTAAACACTAGACAAAACCATTATGGTACAACATtattctctaagaaacaatgcattgttatcatcaaaactaagTGGCAGATGTAGGatcaaatcttgttcttacatCAATTGTGGTTTTGGCCTCCATAAATCTGCTGTGTGGAAAGAACCTATCAATAAAATTTTCCTTAAGCACATTCCAATCTATCATAGTCTGAGTTGGTTGGTCAAGGCACTATTCTTTTGCTTTTCCGATCAATGAATGAAGGAATAATCTCTTG is a window of Lathyrus oleraceus cultivar Zhongwan6 chromosome 6, CAAS_Psat_ZW6_1.0, whole genome shotgun sequence DNA encoding:
- the LOC127097526 gene encoding serine/threonine-protein kinase STY13 — encoded protein: MQSGDGGSSTPKTELEGEALNTKMKKSGNLSGKDMIFRADKIDLKALDAELERHMSRAYSRSAEARRPREEWEVDLAKLDLRYVVANGAYGTVYKGTYDNQAVAVKVLDWGEDGVASVNEIAALRAAFRQEVTVWQKLNHSNVTKFVGASMGTSNLKIPSDAGGQNPLPSKACCVIVEFVHGGTLKQFLMKNRRKKLPFKIVVQLALDLARGLSYLHSKKIVHRDVKTDNMLLDENQKLKIADFGVARVEAVNPSEMTGETGTVGYMAPEVINGKPYNRSCDVYSFGICLWEIYCCDMPYQNLSFADASSAVANKNLRPDIPRCCPSELATIMKTCWDKHPEKRPQMQEVVRMLEALDTSKGGGMVPYDQRPSCFCFRRFRGP